GTCATACGATCCTGGCGGGGAATCGTGCACCAGGTAACCGCAGCAGGGACAAGGACAGGATCCTTCCCTGTACCTTTCATTTGATCGGAGCGTTTCGGACACTCGAAATAATGACACAAGAACTCTCTCCCAGAGTGACAGCACCTACAACACCAATCCAATCCCAAAGTTTTGCGTACAAGTCCTAAGAAGACCGAAGCTGCTGGAGCAGCATACCCGATATGCCATGCGGGCCGAGTTTCAGAGGAAAGAGTGCGGACACTGATCCTATCTCTACTCGTTCAGCTAGGGTGTGACTGATGGTTGAGTCCGGAGCCAGATGAGGATGCTGGCCAGTGTCAGGCTGGCGTGGAAGTAGCAGGCTTTGGTGTGGAACCGGGTAGCGATGCCGCGCCATTGCTTGAGGCGGTTGATGCCCCGTTCGACGACGTTGCGCTGTCGGTAGGCAACGGGATCGAACGTGGGCGACCGTCCGCCTTGCGAGCCACGCCGGCGACGGTGCCCGGCCTGATCGGCTGGTTCCGGGATGGTGGCCGCAACACCCCGACACCGCAGATGAGCCCGGATCGCCCGCGACGAGTACGCCTTATCGGCGATCACCCGCACCGGCCGAGAACGAGGGTGTCCACGACCGCTACGAGGAACGGACAGCCCCTCCAGCAGCGGCAGACACTGCGGCGCATCACCAGCCTGCCCCGCAGTCACCAGCACGGTCAACGGCCGACCATGCCCGTCAACAGCGAGGTGGATCGTGGTACTCAGCCCACCGCGGGAGCGTCCGAGGGCTTGTGAACGTCCCCTTGTGCCCCGGCGGCGTGCTGGTGCGCCCGCACCACGGTCGAGTCGATGCTGACCGTCCCATCCAGCTCACCGGCGGCAGCGGCGGCACGCTGCAGCTCAGTCACGATCCGATCCCAGATCCCCTGCTCGGCCCACCGGTAGAACCGGTGCTGCACTCCTCTGCCACGGGCCGAACCGTTCCGGCAGGTCCCGCCACGGACAGCCGGTGCGATCTGTGACGATCATGCCCTCGACCACCTGCCTGTGCTCTCGTCACCGACCACCCCGCTGGCGCTTCACCTGCGGCAACAGCGGCTCCAACCGCGCCCACTCCCGATCTGACAACTCCCCGTACGACACACCTCACCAACGAAACCAAGATCCACCAGTCACGCCCTAGACGCGGCCTTGTAGCCACCGGCACAGGTCAGGGCGTCTGGAGGAGCTTTATCGGCATCCAGCCGTTTCGGCGTGGCAAACCGGCCCCGTTCGGAGGCATGTCGCACCAGGCCCCGAAGACCATGGGGATCAGTCCCTCGCTGTCGTGGACATTGGCCGCCGAGAGGCCCACCAACGAGAGGCAGTCCGGCTGCCTCGGACACCACGTGCAGCGTGAAACCGGGGGTTAGCCCGCCCCACTGGGCTGGGCTCGGTATGTTCGCTTCCTTTTTCGTCCGTAGCTGGGCAGAGTCGAGTGGTACGCGGGAGAGCTCCACCAGCTCTTCGGTGGTCAAGCGTTCGAGGATGGCCCGGTGCAGTCGGCCTCACACCCCCCTTGGGGCCAGATCCGACACCGACGAGGCACCGTCGATGTCGAGGTACCAAAACCTGGCGGCACGTGCCGCCAGGACCAGCCGCTGACCAAGACAGATCCACGATCGCGACGAACACCGCCTCGCCATCAATATTGGCCGTACCTCCACCCCGCGGACACACTCCCGCATGCAGCATCAACGGCTCGACCAACGCCCTGACCACTCGTCCGGCACTCGCCGAGGCGACAACTCATCCATCACTCATGATCATCAAACCCTCACACAACCAGCTGAGACACGGTCTTAGAGGTCGTTGTCAGCATGCAGAACAGCACGTATATCTTCTTTCAGTTGATGTTCATCGAGATCACCTTCCTCTCTAATACTCGGCTCTGCAACAAAATCCTCAACCGAATAAAATATTTCATTAAGCGACTCAAAAAGATCATACTTGGGCGTACCTCCAAGAAAAATCTCAAAAAATATACTCTCAAAAGATACGGGATCAATCAGATCATCAATAAAAATTTCAAAGAGAGAACGGTATGCAACGATAACGTGTTCCCTACGAAGCGAACTAGCCACAGAATCCAGATTTGCAAAATTATCCACCCGCACAGGAAGACGAAATGTGCATTGTTTCCCACTAACCGTCCCCTTTACTCGCAGGAAACGTCTCACTGAATCTTCTACGTATTTATTACCTTCTTTCAGTTCCAGATGCAACCTACAGGCCAAAACAATCAACCGTATATCAAAATCAGGCACACTGGATATGCGTGAAACATAGCCAGAGTACAACATCACGTACATGGGGGAAAACTTATACATTTCCAATTTTCCATCAACCAGCAACCTCTCCAAAGAACCTTGCAGAGTACGAATCATTTGCCTGTTTGTGCACATCACAACGATCCCCTACTGATAACATTAGAAAGCTGACTTTCGGTCATTTCCCAAGCGCTCAAAAACTCACCACCCCCTCGTTTTTGCAGAACATTTAACCCAGTATCAGGGTCGAAGTTATGTATAACTTTGTTTCCACGGTAAGTACCTGGTTTTCTTATTGTACTAGAAGAATCCACATGATTTACTAGAGCTCTCCTGAATTCTTCCGAATTCTTACTGTTAAAACTTCCCTCTACTCCAAAATCCCTTGCATGCTTAAACTTTTTTTGTAATTGTTTCTTTGAAAAATTTAACTCAGGAAATGCTGCAGCATTTCCTGAGGGTCCAATCTCTTTTTTAGATTTACCAGGAGGCAAGCTTTTTGGCTTACCAGAGGAAAGACTTTTCGCTCCACGCAACCCCCACTTGCCGGCCGTGACAGCCTGCCCCAAACCAGGAACAACTGCTGCACATGCCAACAAGGCATCGGCTTTCTTTCCTTCCGCTCCGTACCAGGCACAATTTCCTAGATCAGCAAAATTACCAACTCCAGGAGTCATTCCTGCAACTTCCAAAGCACGGTGTCCTCGAGCTTTGAGTTCCTCGGTCGTCATCGAGGGTTTGGGGCCTGACGGAAGTTTCGCGTTGTAGGGAACAGGCCCCTCATGTGTCTCGGACGGCGAAGGGGAGGGATCTGGACGGGTCGCACCCCACGTATCCACCCGCGGCCGGGAGGAACCGGATCCCGAGGATGTCTGCGTTCCCGAGCTCGGCCGGTGGGTTTTTCCGTTACTGCTGGTTGAATTACCAGGAAACGGAGCAAGTAGGAGCCGGCCTCCCTCATCGGTACCGATAACCGGTTGCCGACCGGTGGGATCGGAATAGGTGAGCGGACTGTTGTTTCCGTAGGTGTAGCCGTGCATCTGCTGCGGATCCGTCAGATCCATCACCGGATCCACCGACAGGAACCGCCCGATGCTCGGGTCGTACTGCCGCACACCCAACGTGGTAAGCCCGACCGATTCATCGATCGTGCCCCCCACGAAGCCCTTCTCACCCGGAAACCCGGCCTGACCACCACGCAGACCACCGAACGGCAGAAACCGACGCCGCGTGGTCTCCAACGACTCGGCATCCACCGCCACCTTCGACGTGCCCTGGTGATCCGACGCCAACCACGTCAGCCCCACACCGGACTCGCGCACCGCCACGGTCTTGCCACCGTGGGTGTAGTACCGAGTCGCCGACAGCTCTCCGGTCTTCGCGTCCCACCGAAGCTGCTGGCCGTTCAGATACAACGTCGTCCCCGACGGCGACCGACGCAACAACCGCTGCCCGTCCGCGTCGTAGACGAACTCAGTACTGCTCCCGTCCGATTCGGAGACCTTGGTCAGGTTCCCGCGGGCGCTCCACTCCAGCGTCTGGTCCCTGCCCGCCACGTCACGGCTGGTCATGTTGCCGGTGGCGTCATAACCGAACTCAGCGCTCTTGGTTCCGTCGGTGGACACCGAGTTCAGCGCGTGCCCCTGCTCCTCATACGAATACTCACGAACCGTGTCCCCACTCGCGGAACGCCGCGTCTCGGTGAGCCGATTACCCACCCCGTCATAGGTGTAGGAACGCCAATACGGCGCCGCACCACCCAAATCCTCGGTCTTGGGATCCTGGGAACACTTCGAACCGGTGGTCCACGCCTCGGTCAACCTACGCAGGTGGTCGTACCGGAAGCACTGTACATCCAGCGCACCACCACGCGGCTGGTCAGCGATCGAGGTGATGTTGCCCGCCGGATCGTAGGAATAGGCCAAATCGGCCTGCATCGGGTCCGGCACCTCGGCGTCGACGATCGTGCGCTCGGTACGCCTGGTGTGCTCGTCGTAGTAGTACGACTGCCACACCCGATTGCCGACCTCGCCCATCTGCACCCGGGCGACCTCACCGTAAGAGGTGTAACGAGTATCGGAAACGTACTTGATCTCCTTGTCGGGTGATCCCCACGTTGTGGCCGGATTCCCCAGGGAATCGTACGAATGTCCGATCGACTCCTTGGCCAGACCTCCGATCGCGGGAAGTATCTCGTTCGCCAGTGAACCGTCTTCCTCGAAAGTGTACTTGGTGGTGTATGTCCCGGAGAGTCTCCCTTCCGAATCGGGAAGCGTGACATTGATTCGTGTCGGTTTTTCCTGCGCGTTGTAAGCGACGACCTGTCGCTTGTACGTGTTGCCGTCGATCCATCGAGTGGAAGACGCCAGTTTGCCGGTCCCGTAAAGAGCGGAGTCGTAGTCCCACCCGGCAATCCTCTGCCCGTTCAGGGAGCCGGTATGAGTGGCCGTCTTACGTCCCAGCTCATCGTAAGAATAGGCGAGCGTCTTACCTCTCGCGTCCGTCTGGGACACCATCTGTCCCGCGGCGTCGTAGGAGTAGGTCGTGGTCCCACGATCGGGGTCATCGGCCTTGATCTTGCGACCCCGCAGGTCGTAGGTGTAGCGCCACGTGTTCCCACCCGGATCGGTGACCGTTTCGAGCTGTCCCGCGTTCGTGTAGGTGTAGCTCGTCGAGTCGTACGCACCGCTGGGGCTCGATTTCTTGTACTGCCGGAATTCGACCTTGCGACCACGGGCGTCGTTGATCGTGGTGGTGGGAACGCCGCCTTCCGGTGGTGTCACGTGAGTGCGGTCACCGCCGTAGCCGTACTCGGTACGCCACTTCTCGACGCCACCGGCCATGAGGATCTCGGCGACCTCACGTCCGGCACCGTCGTACTCGATGCGGGTCATCGCGGGGACATCCCCCGCGCTGTTCGCCCGCCACAGCTTCTTGTCCACCGGCTTGTCGTTGAAGTACGGACGAGTGGCGCGGTAGACGCGACCGTGCGAGTCGTAGTGCTTCTCGGTGATGAGTCTGCCGCCGCCGGAAGCCGGGCGCTGGATCTGCCGTGGACGCAACAACCCGTCGAGCAGTTTGTTGTAGCTGACGTAGTCACCGTCCGAGTTCAAGGTGCTGGTGGTGACCACCACCGGTTTTTCCTTGGCGATCCGGTACGAGTACTTCTGACTGGGGCTCTCGCTTTCGTCGCGGTCGCGATTGGGCAACCACACATTGGTTCTGCGACCGAGTGCGTCATAAGTGATCTCGGTGATTCGACCGTCCGGACCGACTTCCTTGACCGGTGCTCCCAGCAATGGATGCAAGGTGGTGGTGGTCGTATGTCCGGCCGGGTTGGTCACCGAAGTTTCGGTGACCGGCCCACCCAGATTCGGGGTGTAACTGGTGGTCGTGGTACGGCCCAGAGCATCCGTCGCGGTAAGCACACGTCCGTGTGCGTCGAAGGTCTTGGTCGCGACACTGGTGTACTCGGGGGAACCGTTGCTGTACCGCTCGAGTTTCTCGACCTCGGTGACATTACCCGAGGTGGGTGCGTCACCGAAGTTTCCGCCATCGTAGCTGGTACGGGTGTCCGACACCGCGTCCTGCGGCATCGAAGGTGTCTTCCCGCAGGCCACCGCGTTCGTCCACTTGCGCTTCGGCAGATTGAGCAGCCAGCTGTCGGTGTTGCGCGCGTAGCTGGTGCGCTTGCACAGATCGTCGCCCGGTTTGTCCACGTTGCCGAGGTCGTT
The nucleotide sequence above comes from Actinopolyspora erythraea. Encoded proteins:
- a CDS encoding colicin immunity domain-containing protein; protein product: MIRTLQGSLERLLVDGKLEMYKFSPMYVMLYSGYVSRISSVPDFDIRLIVLACRLHLELKEGNKYVEDSVRRFLRVKGTVSGKQCTFRLPVRVDNFANLDSVASSLRREHVIVAYRSLFEIFIDDLIDPVSFESIFFEIFLGGTPKYDLFESLNEIFYSVEDFVAEPSIREEGDLDEHQLKEDIRAVLHADNDL
- a CDS encoding colicin D domain-containing protein — encoded protein: MIMTPVFLAGLLAAVGVPQQASAADGPSEPLPDTPSVQVEQQNMADRPEDEASKDALQGDQPAGGSGGQEKGAGKYTATSLKPSATWDVSGHTGNFTWNYPIEAPDVPGGLKPELALSYSSGSLDGLTSATNTQASWIGDGWSLWPGYIERSYASCVSDLDNGSNDKPGDFCWKSDNATLSLGGSGSKLIKDDETGEWRPKSDDGSRVERLTGANNGDNNGEYWKVTEVDGTQYFYGSRPESKSTWTAPVFGNDAGEPCHGPSFAESSCKQGYRWNLDKVVDPNGNVIHYSYETATNRYGLNNNSESVEYVQDGWLKKIEYGLHEQHVQQPSARILFDVADRCVPGSTCDREHEENWPDVPWRLECTGNCDDTQNAPTFWSTKRLSKITTQVRDDSGFTAVDSWSLRHEFPDPGDGEQPALWLDGITHTGHVGGSIELPEVEFEGVPKPNRVYAEDGHAALIRYRISAIVSEAGGVLSVKYAEPECETGVNMPEKPETNTLRCFPVTWSAPYVSERTDYFHKYVVESITEHDRIGSTTGGITKYEYLGGAAWAHSSSEVTSEEDRNWNEFRGFGRVRIRTGSGNDGPVTLTEKRFFQGMDGDALPNNGERSVQVTDSEGNSHTDHEWLRGFAFETITYNGEGGPVVNKTITEPTWQGPTAKNGDLEAYMVNSGTESTYTPLSNGGRRVTRTETSYNKQGLVTKVNDLGNVDKPGDDLCKRTSYARNTDSWLLNLPKRKWTNAVACGKTPSMPQDAVSDTRTSYDGGNFGDAPTSGNVTEVEKLERYSNGSPEYTSVATKTFDAHGRVLTATDALGRTTTTSYTPNLGGPVTETSVTNPAGHTTTTTLHPLLGAPVKEVGPDGRITEITYDALGRRTNVWLPNRDRDESESPSQKYSYRIAKEKPVVVTTSTLNSDGDYVSYNKLLDGLLRPRQIQRPASGGGRLITEKHYDSHGRVYRATRPYFNDKPVDKKLWRANSAGDVPAMTRIEYDGAGREVAEILMAGGVEKWRTEYGYGGDRTHVTPPEGGVPTTTINDARGRKVEFRQYKKSSPSGAYDSTSYTYTNAGQLETVTDPGGNTWRYTYDLRGRKIKADDPDRGTTTYSYDAAGQMVSQTDARGKTLAYSYDELGRKTATHTGSLNGQRIAGWDYDSALYGTGKLASSTRWIDGNTYKRQVVAYNAQEKPTRINVTLPDSEGRLSGTYTTKYTFEEDGSLANEILPAIGGLAKESIGHSYDSLGNPATTWGSPDKEIKYVSDTRYTSYGEVARVQMGEVGNRVWQSYYYDEHTRRTERTIVDAEVPDPMQADLAYSYDPAGNITSIADQPRGGALDVQCFRYDHLRRLTEAWTTGSKCSQDPKTEDLGGAAPYWRSYTYDGVGNRLTETRRSASGDTVREYSYEEQGHALNSVSTDGTKSAEFGYDATGNMTSRDVAGRDQTLEWSARGNLTKVSESDGSSTEFVYDADGQRLLRRSPSGTTLYLNGQQLRWDAKTGELSATRYYTHGGKTVAVRESGVGLTWLASDHQGTSKVAVDAESLETTRRRFLPFGGLRGGQAGFPGEKGFVGGTIDESVGLTTLGVRQYDPSIGRFLSVDPVMDLTDPQQMHGYTYGNNSPLTYSDPTGRQPVIGTDEGGRLLLAPFPGNSTSSNGKTHRPSSGTQTSSGSGSSRPRVDTWGATRPDPSPSPSETHEGPVPYNAKLPSGPKPSMTTEELKARGHRALEVAGMTPGVGNFADLGNCAWYGAEGKKADALLACAAVVPGLGQAVTAGKWGLRGAKSLSSGKPKSLPPGKSKKEIGPSGNAAAFPELNFSKKQLQKKFKHARDFGVEGSFNSKNSEEFRRALVNHVDSSSTIRKPGTYRGNKVIHNFDPDTGLNVLQKRGGGEFLSAWEMTESQLSNVISRGSL